A single window of Candidatus Krumholzibacteriia bacterium DNA harbors:
- a CDS encoding RtcB family protein, which produces MTDLVQIRPYLYEIPKTGGMRVPGRIFATRQLMDSQKTDEAIAQVRNVAHLPGIVGHSLAMPDFHWGYGFPIGGVAAFDAEEGVISPGGVGYDINCFEGGTVVLFPDGYSRPIREIVAEQARDPVSVFDRRAKRLTHAAVVAGLAQSPRKQVWELLTASGRKAVASEDHPFLTPRGMRALGRLERGDRIAVVPFEGVPYEKPTAEVIVSKQDFLGTAARLGKDDRGSRLTQALTDLQPLLPLTFDHPALPVLLKVAGYVLGDGSISFERRSGKGSVTISGQKHDLERIAAELRPWITVSRVYSRHRRHTIPTTYGVVRTESTEHYVRVPSLGFALLLVALGIPVGRKASQDWKMPSFLWKAPRWQQRLFLAGFFGAELTAPRPFVRANHSFQCPVLVAVKREGYVDSGREFLLEVARMLEGFGVSSLTVSSRPEQLNSDGRRSIRLRLVISSREENLLRLWGRIGYEYCEKRANLARAATGYLQRKRAFVAARETVRREILELRAISRWGAKRIMAAVSAGGVPVNLRFVEHTIYGGAKRSLRAPAGFPTFSDWCEEWSRGEVVWEEVAAKVPRRGVRRVYDLTVAHRDHTFVANGFVVHNCGVRIVRTSLDRRDVQPKLRELVRNLFHSIPAGVGSAGSIPTPQGKDRIAIVTQGAQWAVDHGYGVAEDLEHIEDGGVYPGADPKAVSDRAFNRGMPQVGTLGSGNHFLEIQVVDEIYRRDVADHFGLRPGTVCFSVHSGSRGFGYQVCDDFLKTMIQASRDYGIDLPDRQLCCAPLHSPEAKRYLAAMACAANFAWANRQVMTAITRRVLAQTLGVSEVSLEAHLIYDVCHNIAKFEEHGGRKVCVHRKGATRAFGPGNSSLPPAYRDLGQPTFIPGDMGRASYLLVGKEGSMRETFGSTCHGAGRAHSRTAMKRMTHGRDLFKELEERGVIVMAHGRDSVAEEMPEAYKDASLVVDVMEQAGVSDKVARLRPIGCIKG; this is translated from the coding sequence ATGACCGACCTCGTCCAGATCAGGCCATACCTCTACGAAATCCCCAAGACAGGCGGGATGCGCGTCCCTGGACGTATCTTCGCCACACGCCAGCTGATGGACTCCCAGAAGACCGACGAGGCGATCGCCCAGGTCAGGAATGTCGCCCACCTCCCCGGCATCGTCGGGCACTCTCTCGCCATGCCCGACTTCCACTGGGGTTACGGCTTCCCTATCGGCGGGGTCGCGGCATTCGACGCCGAGGAAGGCGTGATCTCCCCCGGGGGAGTGGGGTACGACATCAACTGCTTCGAAGGAGGTACGGTCGTACTGTTCCCTGATGGGTACAGCCGGCCGATCCGGGAGATCGTCGCGGAGCAGGCTCGCGATCCGGTCTCGGTCTTCGACCGCCGCGCGAAGCGGCTCACGCACGCCGCCGTCGTGGCAGGACTCGCGCAGTCACCACGGAAGCAAGTGTGGGAGCTTCTGACGGCCTCGGGTCGCAAAGCCGTCGCCAGCGAGGATCACCCGTTCCTCACGCCCAGGGGCATGCGGGCGCTGGGGCGGCTCGAGCGAGGCGATCGAATCGCCGTCGTCCCCTTCGAGGGCGTTCCCTATGAGAAGCCCACTGCTGAGGTCATCGTTTCGAAACAGGACTTCCTCGGGACAGCGGCACGACTCGGGAAGGATGATCGAGGCTCGAGGTTGACGCAGGCTCTCACGGACCTCCAGCCGCTCCTCCCGCTCACGTTCGACCACCCAGCCCTTCCGGTGCTCCTCAAGGTCGCCGGGTACGTGCTCGGCGACGGCTCGATCTCCTTCGAGCGCCGAAGCGGCAAGGGTTCCGTCACGATCAGTGGGCAGAAGCACGATCTCGAAAGGATCGCCGCCGAGCTTCGGCCCTGGATCACGGTCTCGCGGGTCTACTCGCGCCATCGGCGTCACACGATCCCCACGACCTACGGGGTGGTTCGCACCGAGAGCACCGAACACTATGTCCGCGTGCCTTCGCTCGGATTCGCCCTGCTCCTGGTGGCGCTCGGAATCCCCGTGGGGCGCAAAGCATCTCAAGATTGGAAGATGCCTTCCTTTTTGTGGAAGGCACCCCGTTGGCAGCAACGGCTCTTCCTCGCCGGGTTCTTCGGGGCGGAGCTCACGGCACCGCGCCCCTTCGTTCGGGCGAATCACAGTTTTCAGTGTCCGGTACTCGTCGCGGTCAAGCGAGAGGGGTACGTGGATAGCGGCCGGGAGTTTCTCCTCGAGGTGGCCCGCATGCTCGAGGGCTTCGGTGTCTCATCCCTCACGGTCTCCTCGCGCCCAGAGCAACTCAACTCCGACGGCCGCCGCTCGATCCGCCTCCGGCTGGTTATCTCCAGCCGCGAAGAGAATCTTCTCCGTCTCTGGGGTCGAATCGGCTACGAGTACTGCGAAAAGCGCGCGAACCTGGCCCGCGCTGCCACCGGCTATCTGCAGCGAAAGCGGGCGTTCGTAGCCGCTCGCGAAACGGTGCGCCGCGAGATACTCGAACTCCGTGCCATCAGCCGCTGGGGAGCGAAAAGGATCATGGCCGCCGTGTCGGCCGGAGGAGTTCCGGTCAATCTCAGGTTTGTCGAGCACACGATCTACGGCGGGGCCAAGCGTTCCCTCCGCGCTCCTGCCGGCTTCCCGACCTTCAGCGACTGGTGCGAGGAGTGGTCGAGGGGCGAGGTAGTCTGGGAGGAGGTCGCCGCGAAGGTTCCCCGGCGCGGCGTGCGGCGGGTGTACGACCTCACCGTGGCCCATCGCGACCACACCTTTGTCGCGAACGGGTTCGTCGTCCACAATTGCGGCGTCCGCATTGTCCGCACCAGTCTCGACCGGCGCGATGTCCAGCCGAAGCTCCGCGAGCTGGTGCGGAACCTCTTCCACTCGATCCCCGCCGGCGTCGGGAGTGCGGGCTCGATTCCCACCCCGCAAGGGAAGGACCGCATTGCGATCGTCACGCAAGGCGCTCAGTGGGCAGTCGACCATGGCTACGGGGTTGCCGAGGACCTCGAGCACATCGAGGATGGCGGGGTTTACCCCGGTGCCGATCCGAAAGCTGTGAGCGACCGGGCATTCAACCGTGGCATGCCGCAGGTCGGCACACTCGGCAGCGGTAACCACTTCCTCGAGATCCAGGTAGTGGACGAGATCTACCGCAGAGATGTCGCCGACCACTTCGGTCTACGGCCAGGGACCGTCTGTTTCTCGGTGCACTCGGGCTCGCGCGGCTTCGGCTATCAGGTCTGCGACGACTTCCTCAAGACGATGATCCAGGCGAGCCGCGACTACGGGATCGACCTCCCCGACCGCCAGCTCTGCTGCGCACCGCTGCACAGCCCCGAGGCCAAGCGCTACCTCGCCGCGATGGCGTGCGCGGCCAATTTCGCCTGGGCGAACCGCCAGGTCATGACCGCTATCACGCGCCGCGTCTTGGCCCAGACATTAGGGGTTTCCGAAGTCTCGCTCGAGGCTCACCTTATCTACGACGTCTGTCACAACATCGCCAAGTTCGAGGAGCACGGTGGCCGGAAGGTCTGCGTCCACCGGAAGGGTGCCACGAGAGCCTTCGGCCCCGGCAATTCTTCCCTCCCGCCCGCGTACCGCGACCTTGGCCAGCCCACGTTCATTCCGGGCGACATGGGCCGGGCGAGCTACCTGCTCGTCGGCAAGGAGGGCTCGATGCGCGAGACGTTCGGTTCTACCTGCCATGGCGCGGGCCGCGCCCACTCACGCACCGCGATGAAAAGAATGACCCATGGACGCGACCTCTTCAAGGAGCTCGAAGAGCGCGGCGTCATCGTCATGGCCCACGGCCGCGACTCGGTGGCCGAGGAGATGCCGGAGGCCTACAAGGACGCCAGCCTTGTCGTCGACGTCATGGAACAGGCCGGTGTCAGCGACAAGGTCGCACGCCTCCGCCCGATCGGTTGCATCAAGGGGTGA
- a CDS encoding archease: MLDTPFEEIEPTADWALRVRGRTLPALFTAAARGMFSLLTDLSAVRPEVRLELDLRAFDTETLLVDWLNELLYRAEEKKIVFSVFDITALERTDPARPLDPARLRALVAGGPSRDLHKAIKAATFSGLSIRHDDAGYVTELVFDV; this comes from the coding sequence ATGCTGGACACGCCATTCGAGGAAATCGAGCCCACCGCGGACTGGGCGCTCCGTGTCCGCGGCCGCACCTTGCCGGCGCTTTTCACCGCCGCGGCCCGGGGCATGTTCAGCCTGCTCACCGACCTCTCTGCCGTCCGCCCCGAGGTGCGCCTCGAGCTGGACCTGCGCGCCTTCGATACCGAAACGCTGCTCGTCGACTGGCTCAACGAGCTCCTCTACCGGGCGGAGGAAAAGAAGATCGTCTTCAGCGTCTTCGACATCACGGCGCTCGAGCGGACGGACCCAGCGCGGCCGCTCGACCCGGCGCGCTTGCGCGCCCTCGTGGCAGGAGGCCCGTCGCGGGATCTCCACAAGGCGATCAAGGCCGCCACCTTCAGCGGCCTGTCGATTCGCCATGACGATGCGGGCTACGTGACCGAACTCGTCTTCGACGTTTGA
- a CDS encoding DoxX family protein, translating to MRRIDAPTYATRDLGLLLLRLVVGFSMAAFHGYGKISGGPERWARIGAALPDLGIHGLHTFWGFMAGFAEFGCSLLLMLGLFFRPAAALLGFNMCVAISRHLRLPAGEESAGWNGASHALEFLGVYLALFLTGPGPYALGVLRRK from the coding sequence ATGCGCCGCATCGATGCTCCGACCTATGCGACCCGGGATCTCGGTCTCCTGCTGCTCCGTCTCGTCGTCGGCTTCAGCATGGCGGCGTTCCATGGCTACGGGAAGATCTCGGGCGGGCCCGAGCGCTGGGCGCGCATCGGGGCCGCCCTGCCCGACCTCGGCATTCACGGGCTGCACACCTTCTGGGGCTTCATGGCGGGCTTCGCCGAGTTCGGCTGCTCCCTCCTCCTGATGCTCGGCTTGTTCTTCCGTCCCGCCGCGGCGCTGCTCGGCTTCAACATGTGCGTCGCCATCAGCAGACACTTGCGCCTGCCCGCCGGGGAGGAGAGCGCCGGCTGGAACGGCGCCTCGCACGCCCTCGAGTTCCTCGGGGTCTACCTCGCCCTCTTCCTGACCGGACCGGGCCCCTACGCCCTCGGCGTGCTCCGCCGGAAGTAA